One Moorella sp. E308F genomic region harbors:
- the secD gene encoding protein translocase subunit SecD: protein MAGGKGTGGFFKLAIVLVAILALGIGAFQPLIRAMKLGLDLRGGVYILIQAQSTPEHTVTSEDMAALERIMRDRVDQLGIAEPVIQREGSDRLIIQLAGVNNPEEAVKMIGKTALLEFKTSDGQVVVSGKDLKDARAVIDQQTREPEITLKFNAEGTKKFAETTQKLVSSYSRGDPKRHIAIYLDNQLLTNPHVDEAIPSGEAVIRGGFASFQEAANLAALLRGGALPVPVQIIERRAVGPTLGADSLAKSKTAIIAGLVLIALFMLVVYRLPGLVADFSLIIYALIVLVVLWALKATLTLPGIAGLLLSVGMAVDANIIIYERLKEELRNGKTLRAAVDAGFKRAFTTIFDANATTVLAALVLYFLGSGTVRGFAVTLSLGIVASMFTAITLTRFLLHQVISVPAFQKLWLYGVKEGQIPVAARGEI from the coding sequence TTGGCAGGGGGAAAAGGAACAGGCGGCTTCTTTAAGCTCGCCATTGTTTTGGTTGCCATCCTGGCGCTAGGCATAGGAGCCTTTCAACCTTTAATACGGGCCATGAAACTCGGACTGGATCTGCGCGGCGGTGTTTATATCCTCATCCAGGCCCAGAGCACACCGGAACATACGGTGACCAGTGAGGATATGGCTGCTCTGGAACGGATTATGCGCGACCGGGTCGACCAGCTGGGGATAGCTGAACCGGTGATCCAGCGGGAAGGTAGTGACCGCCTGATTATTCAGCTGGCCGGGGTCAACAACCCGGAGGAAGCCGTTAAAATGATCGGTAAAACAGCCTTACTGGAGTTTAAGACCAGTGACGGCCAGGTAGTAGTATCCGGGAAAGACTTGAAAGACGCCAGGGCCGTTATTGACCAGCAAACCCGGGAGCCGGAAATTACCCTGAAATTTAATGCCGAAGGCACCAAAAAGTTTGCCGAAACGACCCAGAAGCTGGTCAGCAGCTACAGCAGGGGTGACCCCAAGCGGCATATAGCCATCTACCTGGATAACCAGCTGCTGACAAACCCCCATGTTGACGAAGCCATTCCCAGCGGCGAGGCGGTCATCAGGGGCGGCTTTGCTTCCTTCCAGGAGGCAGCCAACCTGGCAGCCCTCTTACGCGGCGGCGCCCTCCCGGTACCAGTGCAGATTATTGAGCGCCGAGCCGTGGGTCCGACCCTGGGAGCTGATTCCCTGGCTAAGAGTAAGACGGCGATCATTGCCGGCCTGGTTTTAATTGCCCTGTTTATGCTTGTTGTTTACCGCCTGCCGGGATTAGTAGCCGATTTTTCCCTGATTATTTACGCCTTGATTGTCCTTGTCGTCCTGTGGGCTTTAAAGGCTACCCTGACACTACCGGGCATAGCCGGCCTCTTGCTGTCGGTGGGTATGGCCGTCGACGCCAATATTATTATCTACGAGCGCCTCAAAGAGGAACTGCGTAATGGCAAAACTTTACGTGCGGCTGTTGATGCCGGCTTTAAGCGCGCCTTCACCACCATCTTTGACGCTAACGCCACGACGGTGCTGGCGGCACTGGTCCTTTATTTCTTGGGCAGCGGCACGGTGCGTGGCTTTGCCGTCACCCTCTCTTTAGGTATTGTCGCCAGCATGTTCACAGCCATAACCCTGACTCGTTTCCTCTTACACCAGGTCATTAGCGTACCAGCCTTCCAAAAACTGTGGCTCT
- a CDS encoding HD domain-containing protein has product MDPVTLEDVKRDPEVDALIVKGNEHLGAMGFTEHSHRHLNLVAKISYNVLEHLGYDRRLAELAAIAGYLHDIGNVISRQDHGQTGALLAYRILTRMGMPIPEVATIAGAIGNHEEEYGQAVNIVGAALILADKSDVHRSRVRNNDISTFDIHDRVNYAVQHSFLRVDATRRTITLELTIDLSISTPMEYFEIFLTRMMMCRRAAAFLDCHFGLVANEARLL; this is encoded by the coding sequence TTGGATCCGGTGACCCTGGAAGATGTTAAAAGGGATCCCGAAGTAGATGCGCTGATTGTTAAAGGTAATGAACACCTGGGGGCCATGGGATTTACTGAACATAGCCACCGCCATTTGAACCTGGTGGCCAAGATCAGCTATAACGTGCTTGAACACCTGGGCTATGACCGGAGGCTGGCCGAACTGGCGGCTATAGCCGGGTACCTGCATGATATCGGTAATGTCATAAGCCGGCAGGATCACGGCCAGACAGGGGCCTTGCTGGCTTACCGCATCCTAACCCGCATGGGTATGCCTATCCCTGAGGTAGCTACCATTGCAGGCGCCATCGGTAACCATGAAGAAGAGTATGGCCAGGCCGTCAATATCGTTGGGGCAGCCCTCATCCTGGCGGATAAATCTGATGTCCACCGTTCCCGGGTGCGCAATAATGATATCAGTACCTTTGATATCCACGACCGGGTTAATTACGCCGTTCAGCACTCCTTTTTACGGGTAGATGCTACCAGGCGTACCATTACCCTGGAACTGACCATTGACCTTTCAATCAGCACGCCCATGGAGTATTTTGAGATCTTCCTGACGCGGATGATGATGTGCCGGCGGGCCGCCGCTTTCCTCGATTGCCATTTTGGGCTGGTGGCCAATGAAGCCCGGTTGCTGTAA
- the yajC gene encoding preprotein translocase subunit YajC — protein MQQWAGTIFYMVVFFAILYFLMIRPQQKQQKRRQEMLNSLKVDDRVVLAGGLHGRITKIKDRTLMVRIADRVEVEVDKAGVAYVPGQEE, from the coding sequence ATGCAACAGTGGGCAGGAACCATTTTTTACATGGTGGTTTTCTTTGCAATCCTGTATTTCTTAATGATCCGGCCCCAGCAAAAGCAACAAAAACGGCGCCAGGAAATGCTGAACAGCTTGAAGGTGGATGATCGGGTGGTCCTGGCTGGAGGGCTGCATGGCCGAATAACGAAAATCAAAGATAGAACTTTGATGGTCCGCATTGCTGATCGGGTTGAGGTCGAAGTGGACAAGGCGGGGGTGGCCTATGTCCCGGGACAGGAGGAATAA
- the tgt gene encoding tRNA guanosine(34) transglycosylase Tgt, translating to MPAVTFTVLKRDRATGARLGRLKTPHGTVETPVFMPVGTQATVKTMTPEEVAGVGAEIILANTYHLYLRPGADIIREAGGLHKFMHWDKPILTDSGGFQVFSLADLREISDAGVTFRSHLDGSTHFMGPAESMAVQEALGSDIAMAFDECVAYPASREEVEAGVERTSRWAEICLEVHRREDQAVFGIIQGGVIPELRRRSAREITALDFPGYGIGGLSVGEPKELMYSILEDLQGYLPEGKPRYLMGVGSPDCLIEGVKRGVDMFDCVLPTRIARNGTVMTTYGKLVVRNAAYARDFRPLDPECECYTCRHYTRAYIRHLLKADEILGLRLTTIHNLYFLLKLMHQIRQAIANNDLEAMAAEFYAKYNSGKI from the coding sequence TTGCCCGCTGTAACCTTTACCGTGCTCAAACGTGATCGGGCCACCGGCGCCCGCCTGGGGCGACTAAAAACGCCCCATGGCACCGTCGAAACGCCGGTCTTCATGCCCGTCGGCACCCAGGCCACCGTCAAAACCATGACACCGGAAGAAGTGGCCGGAGTGGGAGCCGAAATTATCCTGGCTAATACCTATCACCTTTACCTCCGCCCCGGCGCCGATATTATCCGGGAAGCCGGGGGCCTGCATAAATTCATGCACTGGGACAAACCCATTCTTACCGACAGCGGCGGCTTTCAAGTCTTTAGCCTGGCCGATTTGCGGGAAATCAGTGATGCTGGGGTGACCTTTCGTTCCCACCTGGACGGCTCCACCCACTTTATGGGACCGGCGGAATCTATGGCTGTCCAGGAAGCCCTGGGTTCCGATATTGCCATGGCCTTTGATGAGTGTGTCGCCTACCCGGCCAGCCGGGAAGAAGTAGAAGCAGGAGTAGAGCGCACCAGCCGCTGGGCGGAAATTTGCCTGGAGGTCCACCGCCGGGAGGACCAGGCGGTGTTTGGCATTATTCAGGGCGGGGTAATTCCCGAATTGCGTCGCCGCAGCGCCCGGGAGATTACAGCCCTGGACTTCCCCGGTTACGGTATAGGGGGCTTAAGCGTCGGTGAACCCAAGGAATTGATGTACAGCATCCTGGAGGACCTGCAAGGATATCTTCCCGAAGGCAAACCCCGCTATCTCATGGGTGTGGGTTCGCCGGACTGCCTGATTGAAGGGGTAAAAAGAGGGGTGGATATGTTTGACTGCGTCCTGCCCACCCGCATTGCCCGTAACGGCACCGTAATGACTACCTACGGCAAGCTGGTGGTGCGCAACGCCGCCTATGCCCGGGATTTTCGCCCCTTGGACCCGGAGTGCGAATGCTATACCTGCCGCCACTACACCCGGGCCTACATCCGGCACCTCCTCAAGGCCGATGAGATTCTGGGGCTCAGGCTGACCACCATTCACAATTTATATTTCCTACTGAAGTTGATGCACCAGATTCGCCAGGCCATCGCTAACAATGACCTGGAAGCAATGGCAGCCGAGTTTTATGCTAAATATAATTCGGGAAAAATCTAG
- the queA gene encoding tRNA preQ1(34) S-adenosylmethionine ribosyltransferase-isomerase QueA gives MRLEEFDYDLPPELIAQTPVEPRDASRLLVLNRERGYLEHRHFYDLPDYLKEGDVLVLNETRVIPARLWGRRAGTGARIEVLLLTRRDRDTWEALVRPGRRVPVGTEIIFGQGELKARATATTSAGGRLLQFFYQEGPFETLLDRLGAMPLPPYIKEKPEDPGRYQTVYARVEGSVAAPTAGLHFTPRLLEQLRGQGVQIVYLLLHVGLGTFRPVKVQNIEEHHMHAEYYEVTPEAAAAINAARARGGRIVAVGTTVVRTLETVATEEGLIQPGNGWTDIFIYPGYRFKAVDCLITNFHLPKSTLIMLVSAFAGREKILAAYRTAVAEGYRFFSFGDAMLIL, from the coding sequence TTGCGCCTGGAAGAATTCGACTATGATCTGCCGCCGGAATTGATTGCCCAGACACCGGTGGAGCCGCGGGATGCCTCGCGCCTCCTTGTCCTTAATCGGGAAAGGGGCTATCTGGAACACCGTCATTTCTACGACCTGCCTGATTATCTCAAAGAGGGGGATGTCCTGGTTTTAAATGAGACCAGGGTGATACCGGCCCGTCTTTGGGGCCGCCGGGCCGGTACCGGGGCCAGGATTGAAGTTCTTTTACTAACCCGGCGCGACCGGGATACCTGGGAGGCCCTGGTACGGCCGGGGCGACGGGTGCCGGTCGGTACGGAGATAATCTTTGGTCAAGGGGAATTGAAGGCACGGGCCACGGCTACGACTAGCGCCGGGGGACGATTACTGCAGTTTTTTTACCAGGAAGGGCCCTTTGAAACCCTCCTGGACCGTCTGGGGGCGATGCCCCTGCCGCCGTATATTAAAGAAAAGCCGGAGGACCCCGGGCGCTACCAGACGGTTTATGCCCGGGTTGAAGGCTCCGTGGCAGCGCCGACGGCTGGTCTACATTTTACCCCCCGCCTCCTGGAACAGCTTCGGGGGCAGGGGGTGCAAATAGTCTACCTCCTTCTCCATGTTGGCCTGGGCACTTTTCGCCCCGTTAAGGTGCAAAATATTGAAGAACACCATATGCATGCCGAGTACTACGAAGTAACCCCAGAGGCGGCGGCGGCCATTAATGCCGCCCGCGCCCGGGGAGGGCGGATAGTGGCCGTGGGCACGACGGTAGTTCGCACCCTGGAGACGGTAGCTACTGAAGAAGGCCTTATCCAGCCAGGGAACGGCTGGACGGATATCTTTATTTACCCCGGCTACCGTTTCAAGGCCGTTGACTGCCTCATCACCAACTTCCACCTGCCCAAATCAACCCTCATTATGCTCGTCAGTGCCTTTGCCGGACGGGAAAAAATCCTGGCCGCCTACAGGACTGCTGTGGCAGAGGGCTACCGTTTCTTCAGCTTCGGGGATGCGATGCTGATCTTGTAG
- a CDS encoding SpoIID/LytB domain-containing protein, which produces MKNKACRRGGAIVLLASLLLVLVTIPAGAAPKGDVPIIRVLLAGDLEQVDFQVDQGSYKLIDGSSGKEISPVKEGEKWTVKNTGAGYQLLREGTPFPGTIPGPIQLKAQDTGALNLFRYQGQRYRGNLHIFKGDSGLMAVNVLDLEQYLYGVVGREMPASAGIEALKAQAVIARSYAVTRLKPAALYDVTDDTMTQVYGGYEAEVNYGPNRDKVIQAVDATRGQVIYYDGRVIEAYFHANAGGYTEDSENVWSNPLPYLRGVPSPEDEWALKYPHQTPGGYPANTYTWTVTMTRQQVQEKFNAWLAGQGQVAAGDVVDLVLSRQRRDGQGETVSGRVTRMDIRTTTGTASAFRDGIRAVFGKDILKSTLFTVQMDSTVNILDGTGEQRAVNYGAELVALGAGGVMNAPNGAAGEYTVAGRDGTRSIPKMFRQVVFQGRGNGHGLGLSQWGAMGMAEKGYTYQQIIEHYYNQDRFDGRLKIASYRR; this is translated from the coding sequence TTGAAAAATAAAGCCTGCAGGAGAGGGGGGGCAATCGTTCTCCTGGCGAGTTTGCTCCTGGTTCTAGTAACGATACCGGCAGGTGCCGCCCCTAAAGGAGACGTACCAATAATCCGGGTCTTGCTCGCTGGCGATCTGGAGCAGGTTGATTTCCAGGTTGACCAGGGCAGCTACAAGTTAATTGATGGCTCCAGCGGCAAGGAGATCAGCCCTGTGAAAGAAGGAGAAAAGTGGACGGTTAAAAATACCGGGGCCGGCTATCAGTTACTCCGGGAGGGCACGCCTTTCCCGGGTACAATCCCTGGCCCCATCCAGCTTAAAGCGCAGGATACCGGGGCTTTGAATCTTTTCCGCTACCAGGGGCAGCGTTACCGGGGTAATTTGCATATTTTCAAGGGAGACAGCGGCCTGATGGCTGTTAATGTCCTGGATCTGGAACAATACCTCTATGGCGTGGTGGGCAGGGAGATGCCGGCCAGTGCCGGCATAGAGGCCCTCAAGGCCCAGGCTGTGATTGCTCGTTCTTATGCCGTTACGAGGTTGAAACCGGCTGCCTTATATGATGTCACCGATGATACCATGACGCAGGTCTATGGCGGTTATGAAGCCGAGGTCAACTATGGCCCTAACCGCGATAAAGTCATTCAAGCCGTCGATGCCACCCGCGGGCAGGTAATTTACTATGACGGCAGGGTAATCGAGGCCTACTTTCATGCCAATGCGGGCGGCTATACCGAGGACAGCGAGAATGTCTGGAGCAACCCCCTGCCCTACTTGCGCGGGGTGCCTTCTCCGGAAGATGAGTGGGCTTTAAAGTATCCCCATCAGACGCCGGGCGGCTACCCGGCCAACACCTACACCTGGACGGTAACCATGACCCGGCAACAGGTCCAGGAAAAGTTCAATGCCTGGCTGGCGGGGCAGGGCCAGGTGGCAGCCGGGGATGTGGTTGACCTGGTGCTTTCCCGCCAGCGCAGGGACGGCCAGGGGGAAACGGTCTCCGGCCGTGTTACCAGGATGGATATTCGGACAACCACCGGGACTGCCTCGGCCTTCCGGGACGGCATCCGGGCCGTCTTCGGGAAGGATATCCTGAAAAGCACCTTGTTTACCGTGCAGATGGATTCCACTGTTAACATCCTGGACGGCACCGGCGAGCAGCGGGCCGTAAATTACGGTGCCGAGCTGGTGGCCCTGGGGGCCGGCGGGGTGATGAACGCTCCCAACGGCGCCGCCGGTGAGTATACGGTAGCCGGCCGGGATGGTACCCGCAGTATACCGAAGATGTTTCGGCAGGTAGTATTCCAGGGCCGGGGTAACGGCCATGGTTTGGGCTTAAGCCAGTGGGGCGCCATGGGGATGGCAGAAAAAGGGTATACTTACCAGCAAATTATTGAACACTATTATAACCAGGACCGCTTTGACGGCCGCTTAAAAATTGCTTCTTACCGCAGGTGA
- a CDS encoding anti-sigma factor domain-containing protein, translating to MLNAERGLVVARQGKEVIVLTPEGEWRTLHLTGSVPEVGEEVMLPPVKKRPPWQAAMAVAAVILLLFLAPPLARRATVTPAPRQPAYYINIDINPSIELAVDEREKVLSARGLNDDGEKLLAGVALKDEKAATAIEILTREAVRQGYYLPDSQGAMVITVSPAVSGGQEKLAAGVELGQKLTSQARNILQQARVRAVVEAAAVQPEIRQHAEAAGLSPGKYGILLEALDAGLPVTAADLQRESVARVLARFDSNWEQLLQKLHQDKDLLQKEQQLGATLKKALGQQVAGGNSAGNHRDDDGGQGEKQKNNTNYKERPGQVKEKDQKTGEGNPREKPKAARQVKEPAPGHVNPGGSKGLKAVPEGKGIPGYQKTR from the coding sequence ATGCTTAACGCCGAGCGGGGTCTGGTAGTGGCCAGGCAGGGAAAAGAGGTCATTGTTTTGACCCCGGAGGGGGAGTGGCGTACCCTCCACCTGACCGGCTCGGTGCCGGAAGTAGGGGAAGAGGTGATGTTGCCTCCGGTAAAAAAGAGGCCCCCCTGGCAGGCTGCGATGGCGGTAGCGGCAGTAATCCTGTTGCTTTTTCTGGCTCCACCCTTGGCCCGCCGGGCCACGGTCACGCCAGCTCCCCGTCAACCGGCCTATTATATTAATATCGACATCAATCCCAGCATTGAACTGGCGGTGGATGAGCGGGAAAAGGTGCTCAGTGCGCGGGGATTAAATGACGATGGGGAAAAGCTTCTGGCCGGCGTTGCCCTTAAGGATGAAAAAGCAGCTACTGCCATCGAGATCCTGACCAGGGAGGCCGTGCGCCAGGGTTACTACCTCCCCGACAGCCAGGGAGCTATGGTGATAACAGTGAGCCCTGCTGTCAGTGGCGGTCAGGAAAAACTGGCGGCCGGCGTTGAACTGGGTCAGAAGTTAACCAGCCAGGCGCGGAATATCCTTCAACAGGCCAGGGTCCGGGCGGTAGTAGAGGCAGCCGCCGTCCAGCCGGAAATTCGCCAGCATGCAGAAGCCGCCGGCCTTTCGCCAGGAAAGTACGGTATCCTCCTGGAAGCCCTGGATGCAGGACTGCCGGTTACGGCGGCCGACCTGCAAAGAGAGAGCGTGGCCAGGGTGCTGGCGAGATTTGACAGCAACTGGGAGCAGCTGCTGCAAAAGCTGCATCAGGATAAAGATCTTTTGCAGAAAGAGCAGCAGCTGGGCGCCACCCTCAAGAAGGCCCTGGGGCAACAAGTTGCAGGTGGTAATAGTGCTGGTAACCATCGTGATGACGACGGGGGGCAGGGCGAGAAACAGAAAAATAATACCAATTACAAGGAGCGACCGGGGCAGGTAAAAGAAAAGGACCAGAAAACCGGTGAAGGTAATCCCCGGGAAAAACCAAAGGCTGCCAGGCAGGTGAAAGAGCCCGCCCCGGGCCACGTTAACCCGGGCGGCAGTAAAGGCTTGAAGGCAGTTCCGGAAGGTAAAGGGATACCAGGGTACCAGAAAACCAGATAA
- the sigI gene encoding RNA polymerase sigma factor SigI, producing the protein MPLEADPSQLLLRARNGDAGAREELIRRFTPFILAVVSRATGHFIRLGEDDEASVGLIAFNEAIDSFRPGGGSNFLTLAETIIRRRLVDYFRREGRHRRVLSLQALDNETAAAADPLGGEEINLVNELADRRREIERYREELASFGITFKDLVKASPQHRDARDRALAAARVVAANPLFRQYLQERKALPLKALEKSVETSRKTLERHRKYIIAAALMLMGDYDYLAEYIGQGKRGGQDA; encoded by the coding sequence GTGCCATTGGAAGCAGACCCCAGCCAGTTACTGCTCCGGGCAAGGAACGGGGATGCCGGGGCCAGGGAGGAATTAATCCGCCGTTTTACCCCCTTTATCCTGGCCGTCGTTTCTCGGGCAACGGGTCATTTTATCCGCCTGGGAGAAGATGACGAGGCCAGTGTCGGCCTGATAGCCTTTAACGAAGCTATCGACAGTTTCCGGCCGGGCGGTGGTTCCAACTTTTTAACCCTCGCCGAGACTATTATCCGCCGCCGTCTAGTTGATTATTTCCGCCGGGAGGGGCGCCACCGGCGGGTGCTGTCTTTACAGGCTCTGGATAACGAAACGGCAGCCGCCGCCGATCCTCTGGGCGGGGAAGAGATAAACCTGGTCAACGAGCTGGCTGACCGGCGCCGGGAAATTGAGCGCTACCGGGAAGAGCTGGCCAGCTTTGGCATAACCTTTAAGGACCTGGTCAAGGCCAGCCCTCAGCACCGGGACGCCCGTGACCGGGCCCTGGCAGCCGCCCGCGTAGTGGCGGCCAATCCCCTCTTCAGACAGTATCTTCAGGAACGTAAAGCCTTGCCCCTGAAAGCCCTGGAAAAGTCCGTGGAAACCAGCCGCAAAACCCTGGAACGCCACCGCAAATATATTATCGCCGCAGCACTTATGCTGATGGGTGATTATGATTACCTGGCAGAATACATAGGTCAAGGCAAAAGGGGTGGTCAGGATGCTTAA
- a CDS encoding DUF2905 domain-containing protein gives MGDWSFFGKMLLGMGLLLALMGLILLGIGKIFSIGRLPGDIYIQRGNFTFYFPLLSSLLLSLILTIVLNLIFRR, from the coding sequence ATGGGCGACTGGAGTTTTTTCGGCAAAATGCTGCTGGGGATGGGACTGCTACTTGCCCTGATGGGTCTCATCCTCCTGGGGATAGGGAAAATCTTTTCTATCGGGCGCCTGCCGGGGGACATTTATATCCAGAGGGGCAACTTCACTTTCTATTTTCCCCTGCTGAGTTCCCTCCTCTTGAGCCTCATCTTAACCATCGTCTTAAACTTAATCTTTCGTCGTTAG
- the ruvB gene encoding Holliday junction branch migration DNA helicase RuvB has product MTAERLLAGNLHREDEELEVSLRPRRLAEYIGQEHVKETLSIFIQAARERGDALDHVLLYGPPGLGKTTLAGIIANELGVSLRVTSGPALERAGDLAAILTNLEPRDVLFIDEIHRLPRQVEEVLYPAMEDFALDIILGKGPGARSIRLDLPPFTLVGATTRAGLLSSPLRDRFGINSRLEFYRIEELEQIILRAAAILQVGIEPEGAREIACRSRGTPRVANRLLKRVRDYAEVRAGGTITRQVAREALELLQVDSLGLDNSDRRLLLTLIKKFNGGPVGLDTLAAAISEEPDTIEDVYEPFLLQHGFIQRTPRGRMATARAYEHLGISRMDSLF; this is encoded by the coding sequence TTGACGGCAGAGCGCTTGCTGGCCGGGAACCTGCATCGGGAAGACGAAGAACTGGAAGTGAGCCTGCGCCCACGCCGCCTGGCCGAATATATCGGCCAGGAGCATGTCAAGGAAACCTTAAGCATCTTTATCCAGGCGGCCCGGGAGCGGGGGGATGCTCTGGACCATGTCCTGCTCTACGGTCCTCCCGGGCTGGGGAAGACCACCCTTGCTGGAATAATTGCCAACGAGCTGGGGGTAAGTTTAAGGGTTACCTCGGGCCCGGCCCTGGAACGAGCCGGGGATCTGGCGGCCATCCTTACCAATTTGGAGCCCCGGGACGTTCTCTTTATAGATGAAATCCATCGCCTGCCCCGCCAGGTAGAGGAGGTCCTGTACCCGGCCATGGAAGATTTTGCCCTGGATATTATTCTGGGCAAAGGCCCTGGTGCCCGCTCTATCCGCCTGGATTTACCCCCTTTTACCCTGGTGGGGGCTACCACCAGAGCCGGGTTGTTGTCTTCGCCTTTAAGGGATCGTTTTGGAATTAATTCTCGCTTGGAGTTTTACCGGATAGAGGAACTAGAGCAAATTATTCTCCGGGCGGCAGCCATCCTGCAGGTAGGCATTGAGCCTGAAGGGGCCAGGGAGATTGCCTGCCGTTCTCGGGGAACACCCCGGGTGGCCAACCGCCTGCTGAAAAGGGTACGGGATTACGCTGAAGTCCGGGCCGGGGGGACAATTACCCGGCAGGTAGCCAGGGAAGCTTTGGAACTCTTGCAGGTTGACTCCTTAGGCCTGGACAATTCCGACCGCCGCCTGTTGTTAACCCTTATCAAGAAATTTAACGGCGGCCCGGTGGGCCTGGACACCCTGGCGGCGGCCATCAGCGAAGAACCGGATACCATTGAGGATGTCTATGAGCCATTTTTGCTCCAGCACGGTTTTATCCAGCGCACTCCCCGGGGCCGCATGGCTACAGCCAGGGCCTACGAGCACCTGGGGATATCCCGGATGGACAGTTTGTTTTAA
- the ruvA gene encoding Holliday junction branch migration protein RuvA: protein MPRKYSSLAPAGSRGVAAVIGYLRGRLLQVMPEGILLETGGIGWFVRTPPAEVWPPAGTEIAVYTHLVVREDALELYGFTRPEGLRFFVLLLGVAGIGPRGALQILAAASPEKLAQAIVAEDTAFLTALPGIGAKKAKRLLLELKDAILKSGLAGETAATAGVSGDNGAGDNDEALAALLALGYSRDEISQVLTRVKAELGPEADTAAVLQGVLKTIGRRGGAD from the coding sequence TTGCCACGCAAGTATAGCTCCCTGGCGCCGGCGGGAAGCCGGGGTGTTGCAGCAGTGATTGGTTACCTGCGCGGGCGGTTACTCCAGGTAATGCCGGAAGGCATTTTGCTGGAAACCGGGGGCATTGGCTGGTTTGTCCGCACACCGCCCGCGGAAGTTTGGCCGCCCGCGGGAACAGAGATTGCCGTCTATACCCACCTGGTAGTCAGGGAAGACGCCCTTGAGCTATACGGCTTTACCCGGCCCGAGGGGCTAAGATTCTTTGTCCTTTTACTTGGGGTGGCCGGCATTGGACCCCGCGGGGCCCTTCAAATCCTCGCGGCGGCGTCTCCGGAAAAGCTGGCGCAGGCTATTGTTGCCGAAGATACCGCTTTCCTAACCGCCCTCCCCGGCATCGGGGCCAAGAAGGCTAAACGCCTGCTCCTGGAATTAAAAGATGCAATTTTAAAATCGGGTCTCGCCGGTGAGACGGCGGCAACAGCCGGGGTGTCCGGGGATAACGGGGCCGGCGATAATGATGAAGCCCTGGCCGCCCTCCTGGCCCTGGGCTACAGCCGCGATGAGATAAGCCAGGTCCTGACCAGGGTTAAAGCAGAACTGGGGCCGGAGGCTGATACGGCGGCCGTTCTCCAGGGAGTGTTGAAAACCATAGGCCGGAGGGGTGGTGCTGATTGA
- the ruvC gene encoding crossover junction endodeoxyribonuclease RuvC, with protein MLILGIDPGTAIVGYGLIEARNAGPLQAFAYGCIRTPAGEKASRRLVMIYDHLQEIIENHHPDIMAIEELFFNKNSRTALAVGQARGVALLAAAHAGLPVAEYTPLEVKQAVTGYGRAPKEQVQRMVQTLLGLKSRPEPDDVADALAVAICHASIAPWRRREAGVLQQ; from the coding sequence ATGTTGATCCTGGGAATCGACCCTGGTACCGCCATTGTTGGCTATGGCCTGATAGAGGCGAGGAATGCCGGGCCGCTGCAGGCCTTTGCTTATGGCTGCATCCGGACGCCGGCAGGGGAAAAAGCAAGCCGGCGCCTGGTCATGATTTACGATCACCTCCAGGAAATAATAGAAAATCACCACCCGGATATTATGGCCATTGAAGAACTTTTTTTTAATAAAAATAGCCGTACGGCCCTGGCGGTAGGCCAGGCCCGGGGGGTAGCGTTGCTCGCGGCGGCCCATGCGGGCCTTCCCGTTGCCGAGTACACGCCCCTGGAAGTCAAACAGGCAGTTACCGGTTACGGCCGGGCACCCAAGGAGCAGGTGCAGCGGATGGTTCAGACCCTGCTGGGCCTGAAAAGCCGGCCGGAACCCGATGATGTGGCCGATGCCCTGGCCGTGGCCATTTGCCACGCAAGTATAGCTCCCTGGCGCCGGCGGGAAGCCGGGGTGTTGCAGCAGTGA